A segment of the Carassius carassius chromosome 21, fCarCar2.1, whole genome shotgun sequence genome:
aatctccctggaagaggacgtgtgtctatatcatcctaacgcacagtgaggaggagagtttgagtggctaaagactctccaaggatcacagctggagaattgcagaaaatagttgagtctcgggttcagaaaaccttaaaagaattgtcaaacagaacctacatcaccacatgttacTTGGGTTActtagctcatccaaaaacaatctAAAGCATAATCAGTTATcaatcagacatgactggaaatCTAGAaactagaaatcttataatgggccatgtttggatcttccaactgtacaataacccgaacacaaacctcaaaaacaacacagaaatgggtcactgagctcaaaaccaagcttctgctatagccattccagtcctctgacctgaaccctatagaaaatgagaggagtgaactgaagagaagaagcaccgacatggagctgggaatcttttgaacagtggtgtattGTGTAATAGTTCAAAATGACAAGAAATTCAGGATGTTACTGGACATGATGTGAATGAATCTAGTTCAGAGGATGGAAGGAAAGATTAGTGTGTAATTAGTTATCTATGAATGTAGACTTCATCCTCAAAGGGGATCATGGGATTGAGTGTGTCAGACTGATCTGGAACAGGGGAAGAAATATAAAAGAACagctttttaataaatgtgttagAGTTTGAATAAGAATAAAGGAGTACAGTTTAGGGAGAGAAAACTAAACCTATTGAGAGACACAAGACTTCCTTTAAAAAGTTCACAATTTGGTGTAGCAACGATCACTACTTCCTATTACTGtcttttttgaaaaacatttacactttattcagcaagattgttttgcatttatcaaaacaaaaataacagtatttttaaatttttcaaaagatttagatttataaataaatgctgtgcatttgaactttaaaatgatcaaagaatcctgaaataatgATAGAATTTATATTTTCGGGGAAGTATTCCTTTGAAATCTTTCCTGACTATTATTAGATTCTGACATCTCTCTCTCAGGCCTGAAATCATCTGATCATAATTCATAACCGACACAAGTCTATGCTGTTAAACATTCACACAACATTAACTGCAATTCTTGCATCAGGGCCTGGTGTTCTTTTGAAGTCATGTGACAGCCTTCAAGAATGTCTGAAGAAATGGTTCATATTAACTCCCCTGAATTTCTTCATTTTAATCTTTGCTTTCGAGACTGAATACTTAGCCCACATGTGGAAGTGTTTTTCTATCTGCCAGCACTCAGGAAATGTTTCTGGAACTGTGTTAAGTGCAGTTTGCTCCCAAGAGCCACCAACTTACGCTTCTCGGCTCTTCTTTCCACCTTGAAGAAGAGCTCGCTGAGAAGGGGTGGTCCAGAACACCGCTAccacaagatttttattttaatgatttcatcTGGAAAAGAAAATACCCACTGAATGTTTATAACACGTGGGAGTGTGAGGGTTTAGTTAAAAAGCAGATGCTTGAGAAGAAAGTTAAGAGCACCCCCTATAGATCAAACACTGTTTTACAATTAGATTAAACAGCGTTTCCCATCATTTCTGTCTTATGTACCTCATAGGTACTTTAATTGACtatttgtattcagcaaggacattaaatttatcaaaaatgacagtaaaaacaaatatttacattattgaaaaaaaagatattaagcagcacaaacatTTTTAACTGTGATaccaatattgagaaatatttcttgttcactaaatcatcataatagaatgatttctgatgcaACACTAACAACTTAAATTAAGGCTGCtgacataaaatatatgaaaataaaaaaatttcccAATATAAAATACTGGATATTTCCTTCTTCTCTCTTGTTCACCAGAACTTATGGACACTCGAACAGCAAGGCCATTCAGTTTTTCCTTCAACACCAGTGACTACCGGATCTTGCACGTTGACCCAGACCAGGGGCGGTTGTACCTGGGCAGCCGTGAATATCTGGTCTCTCTGGACATGCAGAACATCAACAAAGAGCCTCTCATTGTAAGTGATGATTCAAATCAATCAATTCCATTCCCGACAATATAACAATCAGCACCCAAACACTGACCCCAGAAGAACTGTAGTGTCAGTGGATTGTTCTCATAATGCAGTGGGTGTTTTATGTCTGTAGATCCACTGGCCGGCTCCAGCTCAGAGAAAGGGAGAGTGTCAGATGACTGGGAAAGGCAGGCATGTGAGTTTACATCAGTTCTTGTCATCTAATTAGTTCTAAATGACTTGTTAAATAAGATGTGAGACTCTTGGTCTCATGTATActacatcatgacgaggaaaaaaaacatataagtcccatttatttagaaccaagaaccaagagaacacataaccgtctacagccgcgagatggcgctctgtgttttcagtgtagacaacaggagcactgagcagcatagagcgccctctcgcggctgactataagtcgcaggaccagccaaacaatgaaaataagtgcgacttatagtccggaaaatacggtaaatcaGTTTTAACAGTGgcttgttggtgtgtgtgtgttttcagggagAGTGTGCTAACTTTGTGCGTCTGATTGAGCCGTGGAACAGGACTCACCTGTACACCTGTGGCACAGGAGCTTATAAACCCATCTGCACCTTCATCAACAGAGGATGGAGAGCTGAGgtgcagtacacacacacacataaacattctGTTTATACTCGTATGTAGACACAACCAGCTTTAACCCAACCAATGCTTTCCCTGCTCTGATTTCCACAGGACTATCTCTTCAGACTGGTTCCTGGATATGTGGACTCTGGCAAGGGAAAATGCTCTTATGATCCAAACCAGGAGAATGTCGCAGCCCTGATTAGTAAGAAACAATTCATGAAGATTTTATGTAATTGATCCTTTACATCACTAACTGATCCTACTGTAGCAATGGTTGTGGTTCACCATATTATCAAAAACCTCCAAAACAGCGGAACATAACAGAATCATAACACAAGTTAACAGTAACATAACAGTAACAGAAAAAttgcatataataaaataacaggatCATAGCAAAACATAGAATCATAATATGTCATAAAATCATAACATATAACAAAAGAATCATAACATTTCATCATAACAGCAAAATCATAACAGAATAATAATATTGGTAAGGACAGCTACATTTGCTGCAGGGTAAATCATTGCTAATAACTTAGTGCTAATTTGTTTACATATTCATTTAGGTATATAGCTGACTGTGATAAGCTTTTGAGTTGAgttgtttttacataatttaataataacttCGAACACCAATTCATTCTAGTCCATATATAActgcataataaaataattaaaatcaatttGACCACTTTAACATGGGCATAATTCACTGGAAACCATTCTGTTTATGAAATGTACAGTTTATCCTTGTCTGGTGTTCTGTAAAGCATATCAACAGCATTAGGGCAGATTTTCACACAACAGTTTGACCAAATTTCACAGTTCATCTGAAACATGTAGGCTTCACTtgtacttatgaattttttttctctctcctccaTCCAGATGGAAACCTGTACGCTGGAGTGCCGGTGGACTTCATGAGCACTGATCCAGGCATCTTCAGGACCATGGGCAGCCGGCCAGCTGTGAGATCAGAGCAGTATGACTCGAAGTGGCTGAATGGTACATAGTTTGGCTGTTCATATTTGGATTAGATGTAATTTGAATTAGTTTGACAATAAATATTTGCTCAGCTGTTTTAGTTTGCTTGAAATATTTGGATGGACATAACATGCACACTCTGTTTATTTCCTAGAACCCGTATTTGTTCACATGAAACAGATTCCTGACAGCGCCGAGAAGAATGATGACAAACTCTATTTCTTCTTCCGTGAGAAGACTCTGGACTCAGGGGCAGGAGCGAGTCCAAGTGTGCTGGCCAGAGTGGGCCGCGTGTGCCTGGTGAGGCTCGCAACCAGAAAGTGCAGGTGCACAGGAAGCAGTTCACAGTTCTGTCAGTCAATgaaaaaaagagtttttttttgtttattcacaGAATGATGAGGGCGGACAAAAGTCACTTGTGAACAAATGGACGACTTTTCTGAAGGCCAGGCTGGTGTGCTCTGTGATGGGCGATGATGGGGTGGAAACCTTCTTTGATGAACTGAGTGAGTTTACTTCATAGCCTTTTTATGTCAAAGTATTTCAGATATAGCAAATACTGTTGTATTTCCAGTAATGCATACTTAATTTCTCAGTATCGACACACTTTCTCATCCTCTCCAGGGGACGTGTTTATCCAACCCACCCAGGATGAACGAAACCCTGTGGTGTATGGCGTCTTCTCAACTTCTGGGTATATATTTCCTTAAGATCAACACATAATGTCAAATTATAGTAAAGTTTGACTTTTCATATTCTTCTTTTCATAAATGATTTGTTTCTGGATGTCATATTTTACTCATCTGTCTTGTATTTGTTTCTTAGCTCTGTGTTTAAAGGCTCAGCCGTGTGTGTCTACTCAATGGCCGACATCCGAAATGTCTTCAACGGCCCTTTTGCACATAAACACGGACACAACTACCAGTGGACTACATACACAGGGAAGATTCCCTATCCTCGTCCGGGAACAGTGAGATTCATTTGATTTCTCTCTTAAGTTTTATGAAAGTTTAGAAGTTTCTCTCACAGTATTTGTTATTGCATAAGCTTGTGTGTTTTTATCATCTTACAGGATCTGACATCTTTTATGGCTATAAGGGTGTTTTCTTTAAAAGACGAGCAAACCCAGCATCATATACATTTATCTGACTGACTTTCCCTCTGTTGTTCATATAAGTGTCCGGGAGGCACATTCACCCCAGGTCTCAAGTCCACAAAAGAGTTTTCAGATGAAGCGGTTAACTTCATTCGCGCTCATCCTCTCATGTACCACCCCGTGTATCCCATTCACAAGCGCCCTCTGGTGGTGCGCTCTGGGGTAGACTATCGCTTTACCACAATTGCCGTGGATCAGGTGGATGCTGTGGACGGCCGATACGAGGTTCTCTTCCTGGGAACAGGTGAGTCTGGCATCTTCTGAATGCTGACATTAGTTCAGTTTCTTTGTGAATCTGTAAAACTTGGGCTGGTGTAGCCTAGTTGTTAAAGCTTTCTGCtctaaatgcatattatagaTCTTGTTGTGAACAACTCATCCATGaatatgtttcttttttaaataatttttaatcagaacgtcaataaatgtattgtgttgACAGTGTATCACTTTTCTGTCATCCCACAGATCATGGTACAGTCCAAAAAGTTATAGTTCTGCCCAAGGATCCCACCACAATGGAAGAGCTCACTTTAGAGGAAGTGGAAGTTTTCAgggtaaacacattttaaaaatatatatatattttaaaagggtGAAAATATTATATGCTTTTCTATTCCCTATTTATAGACACCTGCTCCTGTCAAAACAATGTACATATCAGCCAAAAGGGTAAGACATAATAAaccacattttaatacattttaagagtTTCATTTTTAAAGATGAATTCTAGAAAGCatacaattatacaatatattttttatttaagtattattattattatttattttatttttttgcagcaaCAACTGTATGCATCTTCAGAAGAAGGTCTTACCCAAGTGTCCTTGCACCGTTGTGGAGTATATGGAAAGGCCTGTTCAGACTGCTGTCTGGCCAGAGACCCCTACTGCGCCTGGGATGGAGAAAACTGCTCTGCCTTTACACAAGCCACCAAAAGGTCAGAGAACCTCAATTCTGCACTTAATTGGCTTTTGTGAGTCCCAATTAATAGGACAGTAAACATGACATGGCGTTTAATTATATCTTGTATTATTTCATTTAGGAGGAGCAGAAGACAGGATGTTAAACATGGTGACCCTTTGCGCCAGTGCCGGGGCTACATCGCTAAAGGTAACAAAAACAGTCATCAGCAAATAGTCTGTAGGGTTATAATGAGTTCATTCTGATGTATTTGTATGATAGGACATAGCATATGACTGTAATACCTTCTGTATTTACTAGTGGAGAGGAGACTGCAGGAGAAAGTTCAGTTCGGCGTGGAGGGTAGCAGCACGTTTCTGGAGTGTGTGCCGCGCTCTCCTCAGGCCACTATCAAATGGCTTTACCAGAGAGAGGGAAGACGAAAAGCGGTACGactgcattcttttactttatttcagaCCAACCAACCAGccaaaaataataaatctgtcTTGAGCATCAGAACATcttattagaacgatttctgaaggaaaaGTTATACTATTTCTATTAAAATTTTCTTTTAGTTTCATCATAATAAGATATATGCAACTTTGTTGAGCTTGAGAggtctttttaaaaacattaaaacatctctTTGTTGACAGCTGAATCGAGAGGGAGAGGTTCTGAAGACTCCTCAGGGGGTTCTTCTCAAAACGCTCACCAAAGCAGACGCAGGTCTCTACCATTGCCTGGCCACAGAAAATAACTTCAAACACACGCTGGCTCGTGTTTCCTTGCGCATCCTGGACCGGGACATCGCTGTAGCCCTCACCACCCCTGATGAGGAGGAAGAGGCATCGAGGAGccatcacaaaaaccatcaccAGGACCCTGTAGCTCCTACCCCAGTGCTCCTGCTGGAGCCAGAAATGCGTCTGATTCAGCAGTACTGCCAGTCCTACTGGGAGCAGCTGACCGCCGGGGGAAACTCGCAGGCTGACCTCCCCAAACGTGCAAATCGCAGACACACAGAAGCACTTTAGGCTATTGGGGAGTGAGGAGCACAAGATAAGAGAGTCTGTCACCTTGCTCCGAGTAGTTTGTGAACTTGCATATGTTAGTTCTTGTGCAGCGGcaccaaaaagtatttggacattttTACACTGTTCAAGATGCACTTAAAATGAGAcctaaagtgaaaatgttttcatttaaatgtacctGCACTGGATAATTAATGAACAGTGGCCCCAAAACTTATATGGATACTTTTAGACAATtaaaaattattgaattattacattattcaaaatgaaatatttttgacTTAAAAATAGATGCATATTTCTAAATGAACTGAATTAATACATTCATGAACAGTCCAAACAGttggaaattacttttttttttttaacgattgaaaatgaaaatgaatacattttcgttgaaaatgtttttttaaatagttatttctTAAACACTGTCCCcaatttaattcaaaatgaatGTTCACAGTTTGAACCCAGATGTTTTGGAATGTGGCAGGTTGATATTTTGTTATCAAATTTAACAACATTCACCCACAAAATAAAATGTCCAAGTCCTTTTTGGGATAGTTGTATGTAATCATACATTCGTTGTTCATTCACTGATCCAAAGTACATGACCATTCATCTGTTGTACCGGGATCGTAGTCGTGTTGATTTAGGACTTACTGTTTCCACTCGCCCCAGTGATCTGACTGCATTACAGTATTATAAACCGCTCACAAAATAAGCTGTAAATGACCTTTAGGATTCAGTAGTTACATGCTGggtttaatttacataaaaaaaaatcaaccaataAACCACAAAGCACCTTTAAAGATGATATTACCTCATAAGCTTTGAAAATGTTCCACTATCCTGTCGCCAGAAAGCCCCTTTGTTAAACCCTTTGTCATTGGGCCAGTGCAATTTCTAATGTTCCACCTGGATTATGAAATTGTCCGAATTAATCTTTTGTATGTAGGTTCAATAGTAATATATGTATGGATTCTAATAACTGGGTTAATAATGGCACCAAACATTTGCAAGTCACAGTCTATGTGACTGTGGCTGTTTCTCaccatttgtaatatatatttatttgaagttgTATATTTTTTATGGGATGGTCTTTGAGGATACTGAATAAGGGTGGAGGGCATTTTTGCATGATTGAGAAATTAGATatgttgtcatatttatttaaatgcattcaaaatgatTGACACTGTTTAGGAAATAGCACTTTTATGCTGTGCATTTTGTGCTTTGTGCCGGGTTGAGCAATCATCTTTCAAGTGAATACAAATGTCACAGTTCACTCAGATAATATCTAACACtggaaatatttcacaatatttgtgtCCTTTTTTTAGTTGAATGGTAGAATAGTCTAGTTGTAAATTACAATACTCTGTCTTGCTGTTAGATGTTGACTTGTAcgggggaaaaaataaatgagGAATAATTTGAGAGTCATAGATTCACTTTTCAATtcacattttagtatatttacatATTGTAAATACATTCACTACAGATTCACATTATGTTATAGATATCTACATCAAATGAAACACTCAGAAACTGAGAACCCCTGAGACTAGAAAGAGAACCCATGCATGATATGTTGGaacaatatttaacttttttaataattaGAATACCTTTTAATTACCTTTGCCATAATCCAATGCtcacaaggttaaaaaaaactataatttaaacaactcttttaaatgtaatatatagcaaattttaaaataaacaaaatttttcataaagtataataaaattgatttaatttgtttaggaataatttcattttaatatcagaaatttattagcatttttctGTATTGGCCAGAATATCAGTGCATTcctaaagaaaatgttttgaaacaGTGTTGTTTAACTTTCAAAACATGTAAAACTGCCTGGGTACATGTTCTGAAAGTTTTTCCATTACAGCAGGATTAATCCCACTCTTCATCGTCGTCCTCGTCATCATCAAATTCATCATCCTC
Coding sequences within it:
- the sema3ga gene encoding sema domain, immunoglobulin domain (Ig), short basic domain, secreted, (semaphorin) 3Ga is translated as MRVMETRLLLVLLALFMFEVACTHRSAPRVHLAFKELMDTRTARPFSFSFNTSDYRILHVDPDQGRLYLGSREYLVSLDMQNINKEPLIIHWPAPAQRKGECQMTGKGRHGECANFVRLIEPWNRTHLYTCGTGAYKPICTFINRGWRAEDYLFRLVPGYVDSGKGKCSYDPNQENVAALINGNLYAGVPVDFMSTDPGIFRTMGSRPAVRSEQYDSKWLNEPVFVHMKQIPDSAEKNDDKLYFFFREKTLDSGAGASPSVLARVGRVCLNDEGGQKSLVNKWTTFLKARLVCSVMGDDGVETFFDELRDVFIQPTQDERNPVVYGVFSTSGSVFKGSAVCVYSMADIRNVFNGPFAHKHGHNYQWTTYTGKIPYPRPGTCPGGTFTPGLKSTKEFSDEAVNFIRAHPLMYHPVYPIHKRPLVVRSGVDYRFTTIAVDQVDAVDGRYEVLFLGTDHGTVQKVIVLPKDPTTMEELTLEEVEVFRTPAPVKTMYISAKRQQLYASSEEGLTQVSLHRCGVYGKACSDCCLARDPYCAWDGENCSAFTQATKRRSRRQDVKHGDPLRQCRGYIAKVERRLQEKVQFGVEGSSTFLECVPRSPQATIKWLYQREGRRKALNREGEVLKTPQGVLLKTLTKADAGLYHCLATENNFKHTLARVSLRILDRDIAVALTTPDEEEEASRSHHKNHHQDPVAPTPVLLLEPEMRLIQQYCQSYWEQLTAGGNSQADLPKRANRRHTEAL